A window of Sulfobacillus thermosulfidooxidans contains these coding sequences:
- a CDS encoding CAP domain-containing protein has translation MAGIPRLGKIVMVLLLAFGGSRLDAGVTSFVIPPATDGILPAPATIFGPDSTQTNYGYESANTISPIIPNSYTAIRSPKFVGVQFIGDNPGILKADNFQLQLIGSKGLIHTSPLRYESNGFVGVHLKRPLLPGRYTVRFITPGFQTPLSTWSITVKPWSTAQQQSLQPYLATADQKNFIRALNAVRSRLYEAPVSWSKGLTWAAAAHARYVQQNGYHAPSFHLEEPFKPDFTGRNPWDRDMTFGWPTPLDGEVGIEWSVPMAPVAVIQNLVDTVFHRLSILSPNAVAMGTGESTGPTGAVVMDLGFGYRSTLPFAVVYPAPGQHGVPTGWIDMESPSPVVGGFSKQFGYPITVDFPTVQQLSDVHAEITWGNVTLPAVVDEPGLHDMASNQVGIVPSQVLRPDSQYQVSVTANAHFNNQSVHPIRLSWHFTTGGSDQSVAVEPRSSGIVTISVVKAGSGVPIQGEAVRIYRAVSPEHSMVVGQGVTNGEGLVSCRIPKPPRKEIFEAITASGNSAQFWW, from the coding sequence GTGGCTGGAATTCCTCGACTCGGCAAAATCGTTATGGTGTTATTGTTGGCTTTTGGCGGTAGTCGTCTTGATGCCGGCGTCACAAGCTTTGTGATACCGCCAGCAACGGATGGAATTCTTCCCGCTCCGGCAACGATATTTGGCCCGGATTCGACCCAAACCAATTATGGTTATGAATCGGCTAATACAATTAGCCCAATTATTCCCAATTCCTATACCGCGATCCGTTCACCGAAATTTGTCGGCGTTCAGTTTATTGGGGATAATCCTGGGATCTTAAAAGCAGACAACTTTCAGTTACAACTTATCGGCAGCAAAGGTCTCATCCACACGAGCCCACTGCGCTATGAGTCCAATGGATTTGTCGGGGTTCACTTGAAGAGACCCTTATTGCCAGGTCGTTATACGGTTCGTTTTATAACCCCAGGGTTCCAAACCCCGCTTTCTACGTGGTCGATTACCGTCAAGCCGTGGTCGACGGCTCAACAACAAAGTCTCCAGCCTTATTTAGCAACTGCTGATCAAAAGAATTTTATTAGGGCGTTAAATGCTGTACGGAGCCGTTTGTATGAGGCGCCCGTGTCCTGGAGCAAGGGACTGACTTGGGCTGCTGCCGCTCATGCGCGCTATGTGCAGCAAAATGGCTATCATGCCCCGTCATTTCATCTTGAAGAGCCTTTCAAACCTGATTTTACAGGACGAAATCCGTGGGACCGTGACATGACTTTTGGCTGGCCCACGCCGCTAGATGGTGAAGTCGGTATTGAGTGGAGTGTTCCCATGGCGCCCGTTGCGGTTATTCAAAACCTTGTCGATACGGTTTTTCACCGATTGTCTATTTTATCCCCTAATGCGGTGGCGATGGGAACAGGCGAAAGTACAGGTCCAACAGGAGCCGTGGTCATGGACCTAGGCTTTGGATACCGCTCCACATTGCCATTTGCCGTGGTCTATCCAGCGCCGGGACAGCATGGAGTTCCCACGGGATGGATAGATATGGAAAGTCCGAGCCCGGTAGTGGGAGGATTTTCAAAGCAATTTGGATACCCTATTACCGTGGACTTTCCCACGGTGCAACAACTTAGTGACGTGCATGCTGAGATTACATGGGGCAATGTCACACTCCCGGCGGTTGTTGATGAACCGGGTCTTCACGACATGGCTAGCAATCAGGTGGGCATTGTTCCTTCTCAGGTGCTACGACCCGATAGCCAATATCAGGTGTCGGTGACGGCCAATGCCCATTTTAATAATCAAAGTGTGCATCCCATCCGCTTAAGTTGGCATTTTACAACGGGAGGTAGTGATCAATCAGTCGCTGTAGAACCGCGTTCATCCGGTATCGTGACGATTTCTGTGGTTAAAGCGGGTAGTGGTGTTCCGATTCAAGGGGAAGCGGTCCGCATCTATCGTGCCGTTTCCCCTGAGCATTCCATGGTTGTGGGACAGGGAGTGACCAATGGTGAAGGTTTGGTATCGTGCCGTATCCCCAAACCGCCTCGTAAAGAAATATTTGAAGCCATAACAGCTAGTGGAAACAGTGCGCAATTTTGGTGGTGA
- a CDS encoding S9 family peptidase, giving the protein MRTIAGDDLFRFKLGGDIQICPGRKLAVYVENQADRKTNSYHTRLIKIWPGEKPEPFTQGPHDQAPQFSPDGEWLAFISKRSGQKQIWIMSTAGGEAQQISHIDGGIESFIWAPDSRTLYATALLTDAGIVDETATDNDDDYVKFNKDVKVITELSHKMDGIGFYGTRRPHIIRLSRDGANPVQLTFGPYRHSQLAISPDGHQLFFSSRYGEDYDRESFEHHIYVLDVSDTQSSKPGEPQRVSPPGLSAASPTMHPHGEYLFFIGTRTEDLGYDNPSLYVVPLTHPDQIHMIAPWWDRPFADESLSDMLGPASNPLRFDADGSHIFSLTSYNGTVQLARIDWQHDQVELLTKGDHVYYSYDISSDGQLAILAKNSPTNPSQIEWLESSASSYDTQLLTNPNQELLSSLKLSTPTRFHYHAENGPEIDGWVLPPIDREEGKKYPAVLEIHGGPMMMYADSFFLEFQWLAAHGYGVIYTNPRGSQGYGREFCLAIQHEWGNLDYQDIMAGLETALAENPWIDKDRLAVAGGSYGGYMTNWIVGHTNRFKAAITMRSVVDWKAMVGTGDGGWHWMRRAHDQKPWQSDDQWYRQQSPITYVENITTPLLIEHQEGDLRCPIEQGEILYTAVKYLNKAPVKFIRYPEEFHGMSRNGKPWHRIFRLNSFTDWLAQYV; this is encoded by the coding sequence ATGAGAACCATAGCAGGCGACGACCTGTTTCGTTTTAAATTAGGCGGTGATATTCAGATTTGTCCCGGTAGGAAACTTGCCGTCTATGTGGAAAATCAGGCTGATCGCAAAACTAACAGTTATCATACCCGGCTCATAAAAATTTGGCCGGGCGAAAAACCCGAACCCTTTACACAAGGTCCGCATGATCAAGCGCCCCAATTTTCGCCCGATGGCGAGTGGCTTGCCTTCATATCCAAGCGCAGTGGACAAAAACAAATTTGGATTATGTCTACCGCAGGCGGAGAAGCCCAACAAATTTCCCATATTGATGGCGGCATTGAGTCCTTTATTTGGGCGCCCGATTCCCGCACCCTCTACGCCACGGCGCTGTTAACCGATGCCGGTATTGTGGATGAGACCGCTACGGATAATGACGACGACTATGTAAAATTCAATAAAGATGTTAAAGTCATCACGGAATTATCGCATAAAATGGATGGGATTGGATTCTACGGGACAAGACGTCCCCACATTATACGTTTATCCCGTGATGGTGCTAACCCTGTACAGTTAACCTTTGGGCCATACCGCCATAGTCAACTGGCTATCTCCCCTGATGGCCACCAACTATTTTTTAGCTCACGTTATGGCGAAGACTACGACCGCGAATCCTTTGAACATCATATCTATGTCCTCGATGTGTCGGACACACAATCGTCTAAACCTGGAGAACCCCAGCGCGTCTCGCCGCCAGGTCTTAGTGCCGCATCTCCCACCATGCATCCTCATGGCGAGTACCTTTTCTTTATCGGTACACGGACTGAAGATTTGGGATATGACAACCCGTCTTTATATGTCGTCCCCTTAACTCATCCGGATCAAATCCACATGATTGCGCCGTGGTGGGACCGGCCCTTTGCTGACGAATCCTTATCGGATATGTTAGGCCCCGCTAGTAACCCCCTGCGCTTTGATGCCGATGGCTCCCATATTTTCTCGTTAACTAGCTATAACGGCACTGTGCAACTGGCTCGCATTGACTGGCAACATGATCAAGTGGAATTACTCACCAAGGGCGACCATGTCTATTACAGTTACGATATCTCCTCCGATGGACAGCTCGCGATCTTGGCGAAAAATTCTCCCACCAACCCTTCACAAATTGAATGGTTGGAATCATCCGCATCGTCTTATGACACCCAATTATTAACGAATCCTAATCAGGAACTATTATCATCTTTAAAGCTTTCAACACCGACACGATTCCATTATCATGCGGAAAACGGTCCGGAAATCGATGGTTGGGTCCTTCCTCCTATCGACCGCGAAGAGGGGAAGAAATATCCGGCCGTACTTGAAATTCATGGCGGGCCCATGATGATGTACGCGGACAGCTTTTTCCTCGAATTTCAGTGGTTGGCCGCTCACGGTTACGGTGTCATTTACACTAACCCTCGGGGTTCCCAAGGTTATGGTCGAGAATTTTGCTTAGCTATTCAACACGAATGGGGAAATCTTGACTATCAGGACATCATGGCAGGGCTTGAGACCGCATTAGCAGAAAACCCTTGGATCGACAAAGACCGCCTCGCTGTGGCTGGAGGCTCTTATGGCGGCTATATGACGAACTGGATTGTTGGGCACACAAACCGGTTTAAGGCGGCTATCACCATGCGTTCGGTGGTCGACTGGAAAGCCATGGTCGGCACCGGAGATGGAGGATGGCACTGGATGCGCCGCGCACATGACCAAAAGCCATGGCAGTCGGATGATCAATGGTATCGTCAACAAAGTCCGATTACTTATGTCGAGAATATCACCACGCCTTTGCTTATTGAGCATCAAGAAGGTGACTTACGTTGCCCAATAGAACAAGGCGAAATCCTGTACACCGCCGTCAAATATCTTAATAAGGCGCCCGTGAAATTCATCCGCTATCCCGAGGAATTTCACGGTATGAGTCGTAATGGCAAACCCTGGCACCGTATCTTTCGCCTCAACAGTTTCACCGATTGGTTAGCCCAATATGTTTAA
- a CDS encoding alpha/beta fold hydrolase yields the protein MVTNVLADPRKQTTVILLRDRPLRLVYSLWPGQSERPPWIFIHGMGSSRWAFADLLVRRPVPGQYLAVDLPGFGDSMLPPFVQTLDDFREAVHQLIEQLHLVRPILVGHSFGGMVAGSVVSHYPQDVGGLVLVASAGYFPPDNAMKTLPWTWLNRIGIWITSFDFYGDRMLQALGLNPSQIPPITRERMRYGWRRAKEMARMREFYAAPNFVEDIAQSRVPTVVIHGDRDILFPLPKVREAIGSAFPLLVLPGAGHLPYDYDLDRFIGLLNEAYQMIQHKEKES from the coding sequence GTGGTGACAAACGTGCTTGCCGATCCAAGAAAACAGACGACGGTCATTCTTCTAAGAGATCGCCCTCTTCGCTTGGTGTATTCCTTGTGGCCAGGTCAGAGTGAACGCCCACCCTGGATATTTATCCACGGCATGGGATCATCACGGTGGGCGTTTGCCGATCTATTGGTACGCAGACCTGTGCCCGGACAATATCTTGCAGTGGATTTACCGGGATTTGGCGATTCCATGTTGCCCCCTTTCGTGCAGACGTTAGATGATTTTCGGGAAGCAGTGCATCAACTCATAGAACAGTTGCACCTGGTGCGGCCAATTTTGGTGGGGCATTCTTTTGGTGGGATGGTGGCAGGGAGCGTGGTCAGCCATTATCCCCAAGATGTGGGGGGATTAGTGTTAGTGGCGAGTGCAGGCTATTTTCCGCCTGACAATGCTATGAAAACCTTGCCATGGACGTGGCTTAACCGTATTGGCATTTGGATAACGAGTTTTGACTTTTATGGGGACCGGATGTTACAAGCTTTAGGACTGAATCCTTCCCAGATCCCGCCTATCACGCGCGAACGGATGCGCTATGGGTGGCGGCGGGCTAAAGAGATGGCTCGGATGCGAGAATTTTATGCTGCACCGAATTTCGTGGAAGACATTGCTCAGAGTCGAGTGCCTACTGTGGTCATTCATGGGGATCGCGATATTTTGTTTCCGTTGCCAAAGGTGCGTGAAGCCATTGGTTCGGCATTTCCTCTTCTCGTACTTCCGGGCGCCGGCCATCTTCCCTATGACTATGATCTCGATAGGTTTATCGGGCTATTAAATGAAGCCTATCAAATGATTCAGCATAAGGAAAAAGAATCGTGA
- a CDS encoding alpha/beta hydrolase — protein MALVVFVVATIYELVAGWMFLHPRRSPVVGNPWGWGMAYQSVHFGHPLVLSGWWIPQPSNHSVTVIIAHGYSSNRSEPCIPLLAVIRVLHDMGVSVLDFDFRAHGLSQGHMVTIGALESQDLNMAVDYTSRYLAPGSHIILLGYSMGASTALLTAESNSHVSGIIADSPYDSLKRYLEEDLPIWQYLPRSIFQPVLMTVLPRVAHLSLDDANPAQHLRQLGDRPLLIIAGKRDPLVPVHNAVDLYHKAQKTDPNARLWLVRGAGHIQAFKVVPFDYAEHLYAFLSRWGHLYAPSYLPSLKTTHGRGGPH, from the coding sequence ATGGCGTTAGTTGTTTTTGTGGTGGCTACGATATACGAGCTTGTCGCTGGATGGATGTTTTTACATCCCAGACGGTCACCGGTGGTGGGAAATCCTTGGGGCTGGGGAATGGCCTACCAATCGGTGCATTTTGGACATCCCCTAGTGCTATCTGGATGGTGGATTCCCCAACCGTCGAATCACTCTGTTACGGTTATTATTGCGCATGGTTATTCATCCAACCGCTCCGAACCTTGTATTCCTTTATTGGCTGTGATTCGGGTTCTTCATGATATGGGAGTTAGTGTCTTAGATTTTGATTTTCGTGCGCATGGGTTATCACAAGGCCATATGGTGACGATTGGCGCATTAGAGTCGCAAGATTTAAATATGGCGGTTGATTATACCAGCAGATATTTGGCCCCAGGCAGTCATATCATTTTATTAGGCTATTCGATGGGGGCTTCCACAGCCCTTCTGACGGCCGAATCGAATTCCCACGTTTCTGGAATTATTGCCGATAGTCCCTATGATAGTTTAAAACGGTACTTGGAAGAGGATTTGCCGATTTGGCAGTACTTGCCCCGCAGCATATTCCAACCCGTTCTCATGACGGTATTGCCTCGTGTGGCGCATCTCTCTTTGGACGATGCCAATCCCGCCCAACATTTAAGGCAACTTGGCGATCGCCCGTTGCTCATCATTGCGGGAAAGCGAGATCCTTTAGTGCCAGTTCATAATGCCGTGGACCTGTATCACAAGGCGCAAAAGACCGATCCCAATGCGAGGTTATGGCTTGTTCGGGGAGCGGGGCATATTCAGGCATTTAAGGTGGTCCCATTTGATTATGCTGAGCATTTATATGCGTTTTTATCTCGCTGGGGCCATTTGTATGCTCCGTCCTATCTACCTAGTTTAAAGACCACCCATGGGAGAGGGGGTCCGCATTGA
- a CDS encoding pyroglutamyl-peptidase I (catalyzes the removal of 5-oxoproline from various penultimate amino acid residues except L-proline), whose amino-acid sequence MILVTYFDPFGGDTINVSKEVATRLPQRDYIVSAELKTSKRDVEQQIPELIAKVRPDAILGLGQAEGRVVPTLERVGINLIDSRIEDNRHEQYHDEMIRPDGPPAYFSTLPVRRIVETVHQHGLPIELSLSAGAFMCNQALYLMRHSAKDIPAGFLHLPLLPSQAASRRHMPSMGLTDQIAVVSIVLETIWLWLQEEESR is encoded by the coding sequence GTGATTTTGGTGACATACTTTGATCCCTTTGGTGGTGATACGATCAATGTGTCCAAAGAAGTTGCCACCCGTCTTCCCCAGCGCGATTATATTGTCAGTGCTGAACTGAAAACCAGTAAGCGCGACGTGGAACAACAAATTCCTGAATTGATCGCCAAAGTGCGTCCCGATGCCATTTTGGGTTTAGGACAGGCCGAAGGCCGTGTCGTACCAACTCTGGAGCGTGTTGGCATTAATCTGATTGATAGCCGTATCGAGGACAACCGACATGAACAATATCATGATGAGATGATTAGACCAGACGGTCCCCCGGCATATTTTAGTACGCTTCCCGTCCGTCGGATTGTCGAGACCGTTCACCAACACGGTTTGCCCATCGAATTGTCCTTGTCAGCGGGAGCGTTTATGTGCAATCAGGCTTTATATCTTATGCGTCATAGCGCAAAGGACATCCCGGCAGGATTTTTGCATTTGCCTCTCTTACCTAGCCAAGCCGCCTCAAGACGGCATATGCCAAGTATGGGATTAACGGACCAAATTGCCGTGGTCAGTATCGTCTTGGAAACCATTTGGCTATGGCTACAAGAAGAGGAGTCCCGGTGA
- a CDS encoding metal-sensitive transcriptional regulator, which translates to MDTEKRPVIAKYWDRDDLIRRMRRIEGQARGVQAMLERDEDCKAILTQLAAISGALSQVARVVSACGVVDGIEQAAGPLDPEQIRAILAELNAKGRL; encoded by the coding sequence ATGGACACAGAAAAACGCCCTGTCATTGCGAAATATTGGGACCGAGACGATTTAATACGCCGTATGCGTCGGATCGAAGGCCAAGCACGTGGCGTCCAGGCCATGCTTGAGCGCGACGAGGATTGCAAAGCTATTTTGACTCAATTGGCGGCGATTTCTGGGGCACTCAGCCAAGTCGCTCGTGTCGTTAGCGCATGCGGGGTGGTAGATGGAATTGAACAAGCAGCCGGACCACTAGATCCGGAACAGATTCGAGCGATTTTAGCCGAACTCAATGCGAAAGGTCGGTTATAG
- a CDS encoding transposase has translation MAFSASHPAGSVRSPTAQGASLWGGNLWSPTYFAGSTGGSSLSIIKQYIGQ, from the coding sequence ATCGCCTTCAGCGCGTCTCATCCCGCCGGGTCCGTCAGAAGTCCTACCGCGCAGGGAGCGAGCCTATGGGGCGGGAACCTCTGGTCGCCGACTTATTTTGCCGGATCGACTGGGGGATCTTCCCTGTCGATCATCAAGCAATACATCGGACAGTAA
- a CDS encoding MFS transporter, translating into MWWTPLATRSDPALALLRRNHDFGKLALGLFFSTLGDAALSVAVVWRITMLDVHFLPLLGLVVMIPRILTMIGGWVADHVPLRRSMMSLDLFRGIVLMGAALGVSHCNMDATVFIGIASLGMVALADAVYDPARMALMAQIVEADDLLAGNGIITTVNHSGRIAGQLLGGLIMASLRFSAVLWTDAATFVISALLLGWIHNRAESPVTISKNVLNRRFLAEFSIFWRVRWLMTFAPASVLINIVFSASFLLLSAFIKHRFHATALRYSLFLIMWSVGQILGAMTVPRFQNFPVKTTAAGAACVQGLCFMVFVLSPNMGVSLAAFMGAGYANSASNALKNTLFMRATPLNLRGRLFGFLGGFVQLGTPLAPLLAALILDHERLGMIWIATAVVSFLLAAIYLTLQVDPSHKGDEAYDCQKIP; encoded by the coding sequence GTGTGGTGGACACCTTTGGCCACTCGTTCTGATCCCGCATTGGCGCTTCTGAGAAGAAATCACGATTTCGGCAAACTTGCACTGGGTCTCTTCTTTTCCACACTCGGCGACGCCGCGCTCTCCGTCGCCGTGGTGTGGCGGATTACCATGTTGGATGTGCACTTTCTGCCTCTCCTGGGTCTGGTTGTGATGATTCCGCGGATTCTCACGATGATAGGCGGATGGGTGGCCGATCACGTGCCGTTGCGCCGATCCATGATGTCTCTTGACCTGTTTCGCGGAATCGTCTTGATGGGAGCCGCGTTAGGCGTCAGTCACTGCAACATGGATGCCACCGTCTTTATCGGGATCGCGAGTTTGGGCATGGTCGCTTTAGCAGATGCTGTCTATGATCCCGCCCGCATGGCACTGATGGCACAGATCGTCGAGGCCGACGACCTTTTGGCTGGTAACGGGATTATTACCACCGTCAATCATTCCGGCCGAATTGCCGGGCAATTATTGGGCGGATTAATCATGGCTTCTCTACGATTCAGTGCGGTATTGTGGACTGATGCCGCGACCTTTGTCATCAGTGCGCTCTTGTTAGGCTGGATACACAACCGGGCTGAAAGTCCGGTAACCATATCGAAAAATGTTCTGAACCGCCGGTTTTTGGCCGAATTCTCGATATTCTGGCGCGTGCGGTGGCTGATGACCTTCGCGCCGGCTAGCGTCCTGATCAACATCGTTTTTTCGGCGTCCTTTTTGCTTTTATCCGCTTTTATCAAACACCGTTTCCATGCAACGGCTCTTCGCTATAGCCTATTTTTAATCATGTGGTCGGTCGGGCAGATTCTGGGGGCGATGACGGTGCCCCGCTTTCAGAATTTTCCGGTCAAAACGACGGCTGCGGGTGCTGCGTGTGTTCAAGGGCTGTGCTTTATGGTATTTGTTTTGTCTCCAAACATGGGTGTGAGTCTAGCGGCCTTCATGGGAGCTGGATACGCGAACAGCGCCAGTAACGCCTTGAAAAACACGTTATTTATGCGAGCGACCCCTTTGAATCTGCGAGGACGTCTCTTTGGCTTTCTCGGAGGCTTTGTGCAATTGGGCACGCCCTTGGCACCCCTGTTGGCTGCTCTCATATTAGATCATGAACGGTTGGGGATGATATGGATCGCCACTGCGGTGGTAAGTTTTTTGTTGGCAGCGATATATCTCACCTTGCAAGTCGATCCCTCCCACAAGGGAGATGAAGCATATGATTGTCAGAAAATTCCATGA